From Rhizobium sp. Pop5:
CGGCCGGCTGAACCTCTCGCTCGACTTTTCCGGTTACACGCTGAATTTCATGAAGTCGCTGCAGGAAGCGGTGAAGACCACCGAAGCCAACCCGAACAAGGAAGAGGCAAACCAGGCAATGAGCCTCGCCATGCTGGGCATGATGCAGCAGCTGACGTTCAACAGCGCCGAATTGCGCTTCGACGATGCATCGATCACCAAGAAGGCTCTCGACTATGCCGGCTCGCAGCAGAGCGTCAGCGGCGACCAGCTCGCGCAATCGCTGAAGGGTCTCGTGCCTGTCATGCTGGCGCAGCTCAACCTGCCGGAACTGCAGAACCAGATCTCGGCCGCCGTCAACACCTATCTCGACGACCCGAAGAGCCTGACGATCAGCGCCGCCCCGGAAAAGCCGGTGCCCTTCCCGATGATCATGGGCGCAGCCATGGGTGCGCCGAACACCATCCCCACCGTGCTCGGCGTCAAGGTGACGGCGAACGACTGACGAGATGGGAAGCCGAAAATAGAGGGGGCGTACTCCGCCTCCTCAAGCGGCGCCGACGCCGGCGGCGAAGATGGCGATGCAGCGGCGAAGGTGGGCAAGCAGTTGGCCCCGGTTGGCCCAGGCCTGCGCGCGTCCTTCCGGTGGGCCCATGCCCCCGAGAACCATGTCCATCAGCATGCGGGCGCCGCTCGCCGGGTCGTCAAGCGACAGCCGGCCTTCCTCCCGCCGTTCGTTCAGCCAGTCGGCAAGCTCCTGCCGGCTGGCAAGCATGCCTTCGCGCTGCAGGATATCGATAAGCTCGGGAAACTGCGCCGCTTCGCGAAAGACGAGCTGCAGGAAACCGGCGCGATCGGCATCCATGTCCTCGTCCATGTCGATCATGAAGATCCGCTCGAGGCTTTCAGCGATCGGGATATCTTCGGCCGGTCTCGGCAGGTCGAGCATCAGGCGCCGGTGCGCGCCGACCACGGCGGCAAACAGCTCTTCCTTGCTCTGAAACAGCTTGTAGAGCGTCTGCTTGGAAACGCCCGCCTCGGAGGCAACGACCGCAGTCGTGCTTCCGGCATAGCCGTATCTTACGAAAACGCGGCCGGCGACCTCGACGATATGCGCCCGCTTGTCCTCGTCGCTGGAGACTTTGGGCCGGCCTCTTTTGCGCGGCTCATCTGCAGGCTCGTCGATAACATCCATGATGGTCTAGGCCGCTCCGCCGAAGCGCATGCCGCCCATCTGAGAACGCAGACTACGATTTCTGATGGACGCTCTCTTCGGTTGTGGCATTAGCAATTTCGATTTACAGAACTCATCAGTTCCGCAATGCGTTGCATCCCCACCCTCTAGCGATGGAGCGCTTATGACGACCGTTTCCGCCGCCACATCAATCTCTTCCTATTCCTACAGCAAGAGTTCGACATCCGCATCCCAGGACATCCTATCCTGTAGTACGGTTCCTGCGAAAAAATCAACCACAACCGGGCAGCGTGGTGAAGACACGTCCACCAGCGCCGACAAACCGATTGCCCAGCTGATGTCGCTCGCGATGAACCGCTTCGATCAGTCCGGCTCCGGCAGCGAAGACGATGGCGGCGAAGGCGCAGGCTCACTGTCGGTCGACGCGCTTGACGAGGCAGATTGCCCGCAATGTCCGGGATCGCGGGCTGCGGGCGGATTTCGGGTGAACTTCTGAACCGTCCAATCCGTCTGCTTTTATAGTGAACCTGACATAAGCTCGCGACCGCGAACTGACGTGAGATTCTCGCAGCCCAAGACCCATGCAAAATTCACGTTATATTATATAGGCGCTCCTGAATGTAGTATTCACACGAGAATTTGATGTGAAATGGCATTCAAAACATTCTCGTTAAGAGCGAGACTTAAAAAATTAACTATATTTAAGTGTTCCCGTGAAATTCTGCCGTACGTTGATCAGGCACCTCGCAGCGAGGCGCAAAAGGTTATTTGGAGACGGTCTTGGCATTTACTATTGCCCGTAGTTTGGTGGCGTTCGGCGCCGCCGTTTCAGCAGGTCTTTTCATCTCGATCGGATTGCAGCAATCGGCCCTCAAAAGGCTGGAGATCAACGGACCGGTGTATGAGCAGGTCGTCTACGGCAAGGACCTCGTTGCCGATATTCTGCCGCCGCCGCTCTTCGTGGTCGAATCCTACATGCTCTCCTTCGAGGCGAGCAAGTTTCCCGAACTGACCGAAACCAATCTCGCGAAGATCGCGGATCTGAAAGCCGCTTACGACGACCGCCGCGCCTATTGGAAAACCACCCGGCTGCCGCAATCGCTGAAGGACGAGCTCGAAAACGATGTGCTGGCCAAGGGCGACAAGTTCTGGGACGTCATGAACCGTGAGATCATCCCGGCCCTGAATGCGAAGAATGAAGACAAGGCGCGTGGCGCGATCGAGCAGTTGCGCGTCGCCTTCCATATCCACCAGGATGCTGTCGAGAAACTCGTCGCGAATTCCGACGCTTTCATGAAAAATGAAGAGAGCGACGCGGCCTCGGAAACCGTGCGCTGGACGATCTATGCTGGAGGTGCCGGTTTCGGATCGGTCGCCTTGCTGCTGGTCGGGCTCTACCTCCTGCGTCGCCGGGCAATCGTGCCGCTCGAAGGCATGAAAGAATATATGGGCAATCTCGCAGAAGGCGATTTTTCCACCGAAGTTCCCTATGCCGACCGCGCCGACGAAATCGGCGCCATGTCCAAGGCCGTGGCCGTCTTCCGCCGCAACGCGCTGGAACGCCAGGACGCGCAGAAGCGCGAAACGGCGCTTCGCGATGCGGAATTCGAGCGCGAACGCAGCCAGATGGCCGAGAAGGCCGCCGAGGAGAAGACACGCGAGACGGTGATCGACGAGCTGACATATGGCCTCGACCAATTGTCGCACGGCAACCTCGATTGCCGTATCACGACACCTTTGCCGCCACCTATGAGGCTTTGCGCGCGAAGTTCAACGACAGCATGAACGCGCTTTCCGCCTCGATGGCCGAGATCGCCCAGACCTCCAGGCAGGTCGGCAGCTCCTCGGCCGGCATCACCAGCGCGGCCGACAATCTCGCCTCGCGCACGGAGCAGCAGGCCGCGATGCTCGACGAGGCCACGACCGCGCTCAAGGAGATGAACGCCAAAACCAAGGACGCTTCCCATCATGCCGGCAAGGCAACCGGGATGATGGCCGAGACCCGCATCAGCGCCGAACATTCGGCGGCCGTCGTTCGCGATGCGATCGCCGCCATGGAAAGGATCGAAGGCTCCTCCGCCCAGATCGGCGACATCGTCAACGTCATCGACGAAATCGCCTTCCAGACGAACCTTCTCGCGCTGAATGCCGGGGTCGAAGCCGCCCGCGCGGGTGAGGCCGGCAAGGGTTTTGCCGTCGTGGCGCAGGAAGTGCGCGAACTCGCCTTGCGCTCGGCCAACGCCGCCAAGGAGATCCGGGCTCTGATCTCCACCTCCTCGACCCA
This genomic window contains:
- a CDS encoding TetR/AcrR family transcriptional regulator — encoded protein: MDVIDEPADEPRKRGRPKVSSDEDKRAHIVEVAGRVFVRYGYAGSTTAVVASEAGVSKQTLYKLFQSKEELFAAVVGAHRRLMLDLPRPAEDIPIAESLERIFMIDMDEDMDADRAGFLQLVFREAAQFPELIDILQREGMLASRQELADWLNERREEGRLSLDDPASGARMLMDMVLGGMGPPEGRAQAWANRGQLLAHLRRCIAIFAAGVGAA